A portion of the Calothrix sp. 336/3 genome contains these proteins:
- a CDS encoding FMN-dependent NADH-azoreductase, which translates to MAQILHIDSSPRGDRSFSRKFSHEFLAAWKNAHPDDTVTYRDLGRNPVPHVDESWIAAAFTPPDSRTPELNQAISVSDSLVDEFVAADRYVLGVPMYNLNIPSTLKAYIDQIVRVGKTFVVSPEGAYQGLVTGKKMLIVTARGGSFTPGSPTAAWDFQEPYLRAIFGFLGITDIDFIHVENLSGGDAARADSLANTEEAIAHKIASW; encoded by the coding sequence ATGGCTCAAATTTTACATATTGATTCTAGCCCCCGTGGCGATCGCTCTTTTTCTCGCAAATTTTCCCATGAATTTCTAGCCGCGTGGAAAAATGCCCACCCTGATGATACCGTAACCTATCGTGACTTAGGAAGAAACCCTGTACCCCATGTTGATGAGTCTTGGATTGCTGCTGCATTTACTCCCCCTGACAGCAGAACTCCAGAATTAAATCAAGCAATATCTGTGTCTGATAGTTTGGTAGATGAGTTTGTGGCTGCCGATCGCTATGTTTTGGGTGTACCGATGTACAATCTGAATATTCCTTCAACTCTCAAAGCATACATTGACCAAATCGTCCGCGTTGGTAAAACTTTTGTGGTTTCTCCCGAGGGTGCTTACCAAGGTTTAGTCACTGGCAAGAAAATGTTGATTGTGACTGCTAGAGGTGGTAGTTTTACTCCTGGTAGTCCCACTGCTGCTTGGGATTTTCAGGAACCCTATTTAAGGGCTATATTTGGTTTTCTGGGAATTACCGATATTGATTTTATCCATGTAGAAAATTTGAGTGGTGGTGATGCTGCGCGTGCAGATTCTCTCGCAAACACAGAAGAAGCGATCGCCCACAAAATTGCTAGTTGGTAA
- a CDS encoding 2TM domain-containing protein: MNPQDRIVRSYTQEDIQQILQLAIARQAKDNNKEFSYTELQEIAGELDIAPELLKMAEFDWQTQQGELQRRQEFDTYRHDRFKKRFGNYIIINGFVVLLDLITGGGISWSLYILVLCGLPVSLDGWNTYQTKGEAYELAFQKWNRKHQIKQTVNSLLNRFLRAISA, translated from the coding sequence ATGAACCCCCAAGATAGAATCGTTCGTTCCTATACCCAAGAAGATATACAGCAGATTTTGCAGTTGGCGATCGCTCGTCAAGCCAAGGATAATAATAAGGAATTTTCCTATACCGAATTACAGGAAATTGCTGGAGAGTTGGATATTGCCCCAGAATTGCTGAAAATGGCAGAATTTGACTGGCAAACCCAACAGGGAGAACTACAAAGAAGACAGGAATTTGATACCTATCGTCACGATAGATTTAAGAAACGTTTCGGAAATTACATTATTATAAACGGCTTTGTAGTTTTACTTGACTTAATTACTGGTGGTGGAATTTCTTGGTCTTTATATATTTTAGTATTATGTGGTTTGCCAGTGAGTTTAGATGGTTGGAATACCTATCAAACGAAGGGTGAAGCTTACGAATTAGCTTTCCAGAAATGGAACCGCAAGCACCAAATCAAGCAGACTGTAAATAGTTTGTTGAATCGATTCTTACGGGCAATTTCTGCTTAG